Genomic segment of Desmodus rotundus isolate HL8 unplaced genomic scaffold, HLdesRot8A.1 manual_scaffold_463, whole genome shotgun sequence:
CAGACACGCCTTAAAGCGACAGGGAGGAATTTACCGAACGGACAAAAGGGCCGCGAGCCCGGACATGGGGGGTACGTTCTCCGGTCTACTCTGAGTTCTTGAGGTGGTCTCCTTTCTcaggtcctccccacccccacactgcaATATGCTGGCGAACAGGCCCAGGGGAGCGGGGCCAAGGGTGAAGCTCAGGGCCCACCCACGTGCTAGAGTTCGCAGGCCCCAGCAGGCCGTAGGCGGCTAGTTTCCCTTTGCTCCAATAACGATGTTAACTTGTTAAGCGGTTACTACGTGCCAAACGATGTTAAAGGCTTTCCTTTCATAAATATCTCATTGATCCTTCACTTCCACTCCGCGGAGAATACTCCGCGGAGAATTGTTATAACAGTCCTTCacgtgaggaaaccgaggcaaaCTGACTAGtccaatatttgctgaatgaataaatgggccGACCTGCGATGAAAGAAGGCCACTGGGAACTCCAGCTCTACAGTATCTAGCGTACGCCAGCCCTCCTCACTCCCCTTGTCTGTAGGCGGTAAGGAAGCGGGCAAGCTGTCTGGTTCCAGAGCAAAGTTGCCCGCTCCACAGGCGGTGGAAGTTTGCAGACATGAGCGCAGCCCGGGCTGCCATTTCTGCGCACTACACTGAGCATCCTCTGTTTTCTTCGGCACAAGCTCCACGGATGCGCTGGCGTTCTCAAGGTGGAGGACCTGGCCGCACGACATCCGGGTGAACTCGTGGCTTCCGCCCCCTAAACGAAGCAGTCGTGCTCCGGCTCTGCACCCGGAGAGGCGCAGTTGGGATAGGAGTTGAAAACTGAGCAACACAGACATAGAGCAATAGAAAACATCGGCCCCATCCTCCGCCACGCGCTGTCTCGCCAAGAAATCCTATTTTCAGCTCCTCCCCCCAAAAGCTGCAAAATTGTTTGAATGGCTCCATTCATTTGTGGCGCGGGCCCTTTAAGGGAAGGCCTCACCCACTAAACTGGTGAGCAGAGCCTTCCCGCCACTGGGTCGGCTCCACAAGCAGAACTAATTTTGGAAGTACTGACGTAGGGCAGGCGCCGGAGCCACTTCCGGATGCCCATATAAGGACAGAGGCTGGGCTCTCCATACAGGGCAATAGCCGGCTTCTTCCGGGCGTGCGTGCGCGGGTAGGACCTTGGCCTCCAGACAcgcccctttcctttcccttttccggGCAACTACCGCCGGCAGGAGCCTCCGGCTTCCGGACCCGCGTCTTGCGGGCGGGCAAGGGGGGTTTCGCTTCCCTCCCGGGAAGCCTGGGAAGCGTGACGCCCTTCAGGGAATGCCCCCGTGGGCGGGTAGGAGTGACCTCAGGGCTCCCACTGACACCATATCCCAGGAACCCTACACAATGACCTTGCCAGCACTAGGGGTGACTCGGCGAGGACCCATTCATCCCTGTCTCCACAGTTATTTCTGTGGACGGTCCTCTCTGCAGGACCGTCTCTAGATATTACCGTTCCTCCCCCTAAAATTCTTAGGCACCCTTGGAGGATGCTCAGGTCCCGCCTCCTGCATATGGGGACTCAACAATTATTCCCCCTAGAAGACCCAGAAGCATCACCGGGGCACCCACTAACAGCCGTCCCGCCCCAGGGTGACCTCGATGTGCCCCTCGTCCgcaagaaaaaagaggaggggaGTTCAGCAAAACTACACACAGAATGCCCGCGCCTCACCCCACCCGCGGGAAGGTGGGACGATCACTTCTTCCTCCAGCCTTTCCCAAGTCTGCCACTCCCGCACAGGAGCCGGGTGCAAGCCCAGGGAGTTCGTTAAGAGGAAATACGAATCGAACGAGCGCCCCTTCCCTAGGCACAATCCTGTCTGATATCAGGgaagttattattatttacaatgcCCAGAAAGGAACTGAGGTTGCGCCGCAACAATTCGAGGGGCTGAGTCTCGAACCCAGAGATTCCGCGTTGCAATTCGAACCGGAGCAGACAGAATAAGGCAAGCCTATGAGCGGCAGGAAGGAATGGGGCATGCACTCAGAAAGCAGTCTCTGCCCACAACCAAGATGGCCACGGAGGGGGCGGGAGTCCCTCACTTCCGGCCTCCgaggtctctctttctctctgggcaGTCCTGCTGTCTATGGTGATACGGGTCACGTaggcggggcgggggtggaggcCTGTTCTCCACAGCTGGGAGGAAACCTGCTAGCAAGGccgagaggggagggggctcagcCTCTGACGGGGGGGCGGTGACATGTCTCTCGAAGACCCATTTTTTGTAGTCCGAGGGTGAGTGACAGtgatgggggagggcagagggtgcTCGGGCCCCTGCCAGCCAGTGCCCGGATGCGGGCCGCAACGTGCCAAGCGGTCCGGGGGTGCGCGCGGCGGGCGGGATCGCCCGGTGGCCGAGTGAGAGGTACGCAGGGGGATGGGGAGGTCCTCTGAACCGCACCCTCCCCCCATTTGGGGGCGCAGCAAAGGGCGAGAGGCCCTCCTGCTCCCAGCCGCGCCCGCTGTGCCCCTGCCTGCAGCGAGGTGCAAAAGGCGGTGAACACAGCCCGCGGGCTGTACCAGCGATGGTGCGAGCTCCTGCAAGAGGGCGCCGCGATCGGACGCGAGGAGCTGGACTGGACGACCAATGAGCTGCGGAACGGCCTGCGCAGCGTCGAGTGGGACCTCGAGGACCTGGAGGAGACCATCGATATCCTTGGGGGGGGGGCTGCTCCTTGGGAGAGTCCATTTGCCGTGGCCGGGGGAGCTGGGAGGTTGGATACAAGGGAGGCGTTGAGTCCTTTGAGGAAGAGTAGAGGGTTGTATCTGGCTCTGTCCTTGACTGTTGACTCGCGGAATACGCATTGTGGAAGCCAACCCAGGCAAATTCaagctcccagctggggacctgcaGGAGAGGAAGCTGTTCGTGGAGCAGATGCGGGGGGCAGTCCAGGTGAGTCAAGGTTCggatggggtgagggtggggtggtgggggcgtCTTTACTCTCTGATGCTGTCCTCACCCCCAGGAAATGAAGGACCATATGGTCAGTCCAGCAGCAGTAGCCTTCGTGGAGAGAAATAA
This window contains:
- the STX10 gene encoding syntaxin-10 isoform X2 is translated as MSLEDPFFVVRGEVQKAVNTARGLYQRWCELLQEGAAIGREELDWTTNELRNGLRSVEWDLEDLEETIGIVEANPGKFKLPAGDLQERKLFVEQMRGAVQEMKDHMVSPAAVAFVERNKREMLTGKPATQKSSSDLLDASMVSATSRYIEEQQATQQLIMDQQDQQLEMVSGSIQVLKHMSSRVGEELDEQAFWTPLLMKWTTPSHGWMGSSGRWPKYPT